Proteins co-encoded in one Hypanus sabinus isolate sHypSab1 chromosome 6, sHypSab1.hap1, whole genome shotgun sequence genomic window:
- the LOC132395084 gene encoding hydroxycarboxylic acid receptor 2-like — protein sequence MASMEKTNNSSPTVRTNGSCFLDEQFLTRMMPPALTIFCILAVSFNSLTLWIFCSQVKKKTPIDILMLNLCLGDLLFSFTYPLLITYHSNNNHWIFGDFMCKLQTFFIYFILMASVFFLTCISIYRCYMVLKSIQSKNRFTKKCTIALSILIWLLASFVAFPAFSRSRVFEINGRLHCMSFNQPIKEEVLLSSTVTLFILSFGIPFVTLLVSTLLVQRKLANLTLAAHSQKSQYAVRMMIVILCIFVICFLPVNVARLVISTVGMKNCTLFQQLGVAYYCCVLAIYSNTILDPIVYFYASTKYRTMFINTIKGMGFCKNLPGVVSNTQSTSESTV from the coding sequence ATGGCTTCCATGGAAAAAACAAACAATTCATCACCTACAGTCAGAACTAATGGATCATGCTTCTTGGATGAACAATTCCTCACAAGAATGATGCCTCCAGCACTTACAATCTTCTGCATTTTAGCTGTAAGCTTTAACAGTCTAACACTATGGATATTCTGTTCACAAGTGAAGAAAAAGACCCCAATTGATATTTTGATGTTAAATCTGTGTCTGGGTGACCTGCTTTTCTCATTCACCTATCCGCTTTTAATCACTTATCACAGCAACAATAACCACTGGATATTTGGAGACTTCATGTGCAAACTCCAAACCTTCTTCATCTATTTCATCTTGATGGCAAGTGTCTTCTTCCTGACGTGCATCAGTATTTATCGATGTTACATGGTCCTCAAGTCCATTCAGTCCAAGAACAGGTTTACAAAGAAATGTACCATTGCCCTTTCTATCTTGATCTGGTTGTTAGCCAGCTTTGTTGCATTCCCGGCTTTTTCTCGGTCCAGGGTCTTTGAAATAAATGGAAGATTACATTGTATGAGCTTTAATCAGCCAATTAAGGAGGAAGTATTACTATCTTCCACAGTTACATTATTTATTCTGTCCTTTGGAATTCCATTTGTTACCTTGCTGGTGTCAACTTTACTTGTTCAAAGGAAACTGGCCAATTTAACATTAGCTGCACATTCACAAAAATCCCAATATGCTGTCCGGATGATGATAGTAATATTGTGCATCTTTGTAatatgctttcttcctgtaaatgTAGCACGTTTAGTTATTTCCACTGTGGGTATGAAGAACTGCACACTTTTCCAACAACTTGGAGTAGCTTACTACTGCTGTGTTCTTGCCATTTATTCTAATACTATCCTGGATCCTATTGTGTACTTCTACGCCAGCACCAAATATCGGACAATGTTCATTAACACCATTAAGGGCATGGGTTTTTGTAAAAATCTGCCTGGAGTAGTCAGCAACACCCAATCCACCAGTGAGTCAACAGTGTGA